From the genome of Flavobacterium sediminis:
TGTTGAAAGTCAGGTTAATTCAGGAACAACCTTTACCCTCACATTATAGCTTTCCGCTCACCTACTCTTATCCTCTCCATCTGAGATCAGAAATATAGAAAATAGATGTAACACATTTAAGTCTGGTTCGTCTCATGATAAAACCCGTCGAAACAATGAAATACTACAGCCTCTTCTTTTTTCTGTTATCCCTGTTTTCTTTTAGCCAAACTGAGAATCAGGTTTTCTCTCAAGATACTATTCTGATCGTTAATGCTAAACCGGAAAAAGGATTTCAACATTCTTATATTCTTTTTATACCCAAAGAAACCCCCAAAGGGAAATTGACCTATTTATTGGTGGAGCCTAACAACACCGGAAGAACGTCAGACTCTATAAGTGTTCATCAAGAAAGCGCCTTACACTTAGCTTCGGTCAGCTCTGTGGGAAATAATATTGCTGCTATGTTGAAAATTCCGCTTTTGGTTCCGGTGTTCCCGAGACCGGATTCTGAGCCCTTAGTATACACACACGCACTCGACAGAGATGTTATGTTAGAAAAATCAAAAGCACTCAAACGACTCGACCTGCAATTAATTGCGATGCTAAACGATGCTCATGAAACCTTAAAAAAACTTGATATTCCCACTCATGATAAAGTTTTTATGAATGGATTTTCAGCTTCGGGATCCTTTACCAACCGCTTTTTATTCCTGCATCCCGAAATCATAAAAGCAGCTGCAATGGGCGGCTTTAACGGAGAATTAATGCTTCCGTTGAAACAATACCATAACCGGATGTTTAACTATCCTTTAGGAACCGGCGACTTTAAAAAGCTGTTTCACAAACCGTTTGACAGTGCTTCTTATAAAAAGATACCGCAATACATCTACATGGGACAACTGGACACTAACGATGCGGTTCAGTTTGACGATGCCTATAACGATAGTGAGCGGAAGCTCATTAACCATGAGCTTGGAGACAACGTACAGGAACGCTGGAAAGTATGCCAGTCCATTTATACACAAGAAGGTGTCAATGCTAGATTCACTACCTATGAAGAGGTTGGACACTGGACCACTTCCGCTGTAAATATGGATGTTATTAAGTTCTTTTTTCGTCAATTACAGGAGTAAAACATTTATTTTTTAAAGGTCGCACTTAATTTATACTGCTTTTTTATTGGTCTTATAAAAGTTATATATTTGATACTATTATTCCAGTAGTTTCTAAAAGAGACGTTGGATCAATCATAATATCACCTTAAAACATCAACATGAAAGGACCTGATAAAAACACCATTTTCCCGCTTGAACATTACAACAGGCTTTGCTTTCTGAAAAATAGCATTAAGAATCCGAATATTATCGTTGGTGATTACACCTATTACGATGATTTTGAAAATGTTGAGAATTTTGAAAAAAATGTGAAATACCATTTTGATTTCATTGGTGACCGCTTAGTAATCGGAAAATTTTGTATGATCGCTTCTGATGTAAAATTCATCATGAACGGAGCCAATCATTTAACACAGGCATTGACCGCTTATCCGTTTGCTATTTTCGGGAACGGTTGGGAAAAAGCAATGGAC
Proteins encoded in this window:
- a CDS encoding CatB-related O-acetyltransferase; this encodes MKGPDKNTIFPLEHYNRLCFLKNSIKNPNIIVGDYTYYDDFENVENFEKNVKYHFDFIGDRLVIGKFCMIASDVKFIMNGANHLTQALTAYPFAIFGNGWEKAMDGKTYPQKGDIVIGNDVWIGYNATIMAGVTIGDGAIIATNATVVKDVEPYAIVGGNPAQEIKKRFSEEKIARLLELKWWDWDIEKITKNVQHLTGDDINTLLP